One Lacunisphaera limnophila DNA window includes the following coding sequences:
- the gcvT gene encoding glycine cleavage system aminomethyltransferase GcvT, giving the protein MSVLQTTPLNAFHRRQGGRMVDFAGWDMPVQYRSILEEHKAVRQRAGLFDVSHMGEAEVKGPEALKFLQHLVSNDCSKLFPGRVLYTVMCYPHGGVVDDLLVYMRGPDDYFLCINAGNIAKDIAWMQEQVKGFACTVTDRSADYGQIAIQGPKAVAIVQALTSSDLSGIKYYHFADGEVAGVKCIISRTGYTGEDGVELYCAAGDVERLTEAVLAAGLPHGLELTALGARDSLRLEAGFPLYGHEITENINPLVAGLGWVVKFDKGPFIGSAALQAEKAKGLAKKIVFFRTGDRRIVRAGSPVLNAAGNEVGQVVSGTLSPILNEAIGSALIDAAAAQDLLMVDIRGTKLNLHLVKPPFVPLKKH; this is encoded by the coding sequence ATGAGCGTGCTGCAAACGACCCCCCTCAACGCCTTTCACCGCCGGCAAGGCGGACGCATGGTGGACTTCGCCGGCTGGGACATGCCGGTGCAATACCGGAGCATCCTCGAGGAGCACAAGGCGGTGCGCCAACGCGCCGGCCTCTTCGACGTGAGCCACATGGGCGAGGCCGAGGTCAAGGGGCCCGAGGCGCTCAAGTTCCTGCAGCACCTCGTGAGCAACGATTGCAGCAAGCTGTTTCCCGGCCGGGTCCTCTACACCGTGATGTGTTACCCGCATGGCGGGGTGGTCGACGACCTGCTCGTCTATATGCGCGGGCCGGACGACTATTTTCTCTGCATCAATGCCGGCAACATCGCGAAGGACATCGCGTGGATGCAGGAGCAGGTGAAGGGCTTCGCCTGTACCGTGACCGACCGCTCGGCCGACTATGGGCAGATCGCCATCCAGGGCCCGAAGGCCGTGGCGATCGTCCAGGCGCTCACCAGCAGCGACCTGAGCGGCATCAAGTATTACCATTTTGCCGATGGCGAGGTGGCCGGCGTGAAATGCATCATCAGCCGCACCGGTTACACCGGGGAAGACGGCGTCGAACTTTATTGTGCGGCCGGTGACGTGGAACGGCTGACCGAGGCCGTGCTGGCGGCCGGGCTGCCGCACGGTCTCGAGCTAACGGCGCTGGGGGCGCGTGACTCCCTCCGTCTGGAGGCGGGATTCCCGCTTTACGGGCATGAGATCACCGAGAACATCAATCCGCTCGTGGCCGGACTGGGTTGGGTGGTGAAGTTCGACAAGGGCCCGTTCATCGGTTCCGCGGCGCTGCAGGCGGAGAAGGCCAAGGGCCTGGCCAAGAAGATCGTTTTCTTCCGCACGGGCGATCGCCGCATCGTGCGGGCGGGCAGTCCGGTGCTGAACGCGGCCGGCAACGAGGTGGGGCAGGTGGTCTCGGGCACGCTGTCACCCATTCTTAACGAAGCGATCGGATCCGCGCTGATCGACGCGGCCGCGGCCCAGGACCTGCTGATGGTCGATATCCGTGGCACGAAACTGAATTTGCATCTGGTCAAGCCGCCGTTCGTCCCACTAAAGAAGCACTAG
- the lgt gene encoding prolipoprotein diacylglyceryl transferase, producing the protein MLGWPVIAQWVHTPHPFLIRFGEGFGLRYYGLAYLLGFVAAAWLLHRYERAGRSPFALPAISDLMTYLIAGVLLGGRLGYFLLYQPGTLLTEPLAFFRVWEGGMASHGGFLGVVVALILFARRSQTSFFLLSDLIVSTGALGLGLGRLANYLNGELWGKATDVPWAVIFLQTGGGNVPRHPSQLYEAALEGFLLFAYLQWRFWRSPAVRTQPGRLTGEFLLAYALARVVCEAFREPDAGLILGLSRGMFYSLFMAVSGLAIIATRGRSQGKT; encoded by the coding sequence ATGCTTGGCTGGCCCGTGATCGCCCAGTGGGTTCATACCCCCCACCCGTTTCTCATTCGCTTCGGCGAAGGCTTCGGCCTTCGTTACTACGGCCTCGCGTACCTCCTGGGCTTCGTCGCCGCCGCGTGGCTGCTCCATCGCTATGAGCGCGCGGGCCGCTCCCCCTTCGCGCTCCCGGCCATCAGCGACCTGATGACGTATTTGATCGCCGGCGTGCTGCTCGGCGGCCGGCTGGGGTACTTTTTGCTCTACCAACCCGGCACCTTGCTGACGGAGCCACTCGCCTTCTTCCGTGTCTGGGAAGGCGGCATGGCCAGCCACGGGGGGTTTCTGGGGGTGGTCGTGGCCCTGATCCTCTTTGCCCGGCGATCCCAGACCTCTTTTTTCCTCCTCAGCGACCTGATCGTCAGCACCGGGGCCCTCGGACTGGGTCTCGGCCGGTTGGCCAATTACCTGAACGGCGAGCTCTGGGGCAAAGCGACGGACGTACCCTGGGCGGTGATTTTCTTGCAGACCGGCGGGGGCAATGTGCCGCGGCATCCCTCTCAGCTGTATGAGGCCGCCTTGGAGGGTTTCCTGTTGTTTGCCTACCTGCAGTGGCGTTTCTGGCGGAGCCCCGCAGTACGCACGCAACCGGGCCGTCTCACCGGCGAGTTCCTGCTGGCCTACGCCCTCGCCCGCGTCGTCTGCGAGGCCTTCCGCGAACCCGATGCCGGGCTCATCCTCGGCCTGAGCCGCGGCATGTTCTATTCGCTCTTCATGGCCGTCAGCGGGCTGGCGATCATCGCCACCCGCGGTCGGTCACAGGGTAAAACCTGA
- a CDS encoding glucose-1-phosphate adenylyltransferase — translation MAESKRVLSVIMGGGRGTRLFPLTKERCKPAVPLAGKYRLVDIPISNCLNSGYNRIFLLTQFLTASLHRHINKSFHFDPFGAGFIDLLSAEQTNLSTSWYEGTADAVRRNLEHFDAHAHDLILILSGDQLYRMDFRQIIDQHVATGADVTIAAIPFPVSKVEGLGLMRVNDDLSISEFVEKPKDPAVINSLTVSPALEAKLEPCPEKRCLASMGIYVFSRDVLKRALANDMKDFGKEVIPALLGQQKLYSYIFEGYWEDIGTVRAFFEANLALAQPLPPFNFFDRSAPIYTHARYLPASKINRCSIDHVVIGDGCLVTDSTLKHSVIGIRSVLGENSDLEDVVMMGSDYYQTKLEVESDKARGRPPIGVGRNCRIKRAIIDKNARIGDGVTLSPDGKPDGDYPHGVVIRDGILCVCKGAVIPSGFTL, via the coding sequence ATGGCGGAATCCAAACGAGTCTTATCAGTGATCATGGGCGGCGGTCGCGGCACGCGGCTCTTTCCCCTGACGAAGGAACGGTGCAAGCCGGCGGTGCCCCTCGCGGGCAAGTACCGACTGGTGGACATCCCGATCAGCAACTGCCTCAACTCGGGCTACAACCGGATCTTCCTGCTCACGCAGTTTCTGACGGCGTCGCTGCACCGACACATCAACAAGAGCTTTCATTTCGACCCGTTTGGCGCGGGCTTCATCGACCTGCTCTCCGCCGAGCAGACGAACCTGAGCACCTCGTGGTATGAGGGTACGGCCGACGCGGTGCGCCGCAACCTGGAGCATTTCGACGCCCACGCGCACGACCTGATTTTGATCCTCTCGGGCGACCAGTTGTACCGGATGGATTTTCGCCAGATCATCGACCAGCACGTGGCCACCGGGGCGGATGTCACCATCGCGGCGATCCCGTTCCCGGTCTCCAAGGTCGAGGGCCTGGGCCTCATGCGGGTGAACGACGACCTTTCCATTTCCGAGTTCGTCGAGAAGCCCAAGGATCCGGCCGTCATCAACAGTCTCACGGTCAGCCCGGCGCTGGAAGCGAAGCTGGAGCCCTGTCCCGAAAAGCGCTGCCTGGCCTCCATGGGCATCTATGTTTTCAGCCGCGACGTCCTGAAGCGCGCGCTGGCGAACGACATGAAGGATTTCGGCAAGGAGGTCATTCCGGCCCTGCTGGGTCAGCAGAAACTCTACAGCTACATCTTCGAGGGCTATTGGGAGGACATCGGCACCGTCCGCGCCTTCTTCGAGGCGAATCTTGCGCTGGCGCAACCGCTGCCGCCCTTTAATTTCTTCGACCGGAGCGCGCCGATCTACACGCATGCCCGTTACCTGCCGGCGTCCAAGATCAACCGCTGCTCCATCGACCATGTGGTCATCGGCGACGGCTGCCTGGTCACGGATTCCACGCTCAAGCACAGTGTCATTGGCATCCGTTCCGTCCTCGGGGAAAATTCCGATCTCGAGGATGTGGTTATGATGGGTTCGGACTACTACCAGACCAAACTGGAGGTCGAGTCCGACAAGGCCCGGGGCCGCCCGCCGATCGGCGTGGGTCGCAATTGCCGCATCAAGCGGGCCATCATCGACAAGAACGCCCGCATCGGCGACGGCGTCACGCTTTCACCCGACGGCAAGCCCGACGGCGACTACCCGCACGGGGTGGTGATCCGCGATGGCATCCTCTGCGTCTGCAAGGGCGCGGTGATCCCCTCAGGTTTTACCCTGTGA
- the glmS gene encoding glutamine--fructose-6-phosphate transaminase (isomerizing), with product MCGIVGYIGRQKASTIILEGLKRLEYRGYDSAGIAIQNDGRFDLAKKAGRVEGLIKATPAQKLAGTTGIGHTRWATHGGVTDANAHPHISSDQKIALIHNGVIENYASIKKFLVTKGYTFQSETDTEVLCNLIAYHYQKEPATSEGSRFLESVRKTLRHVQGTYGIAVMCGDCPAEIVAARKGSPLILGVGDGEYMLASDVSAIISRTQNVVYLKDGEVVHLTAKSFSISTLDAEDVSPVIDKITWNIADAELGTYTHFMEKEIFEQPAALENTMRGRFSEDGSTAQFGGLNISAVDLRQVDRIHFLACGSAWHSCLVTEHLIEHFARVPVEVDYASEFRYRNMPLGNNTLFFTVSQSGETIDTLAALREAKRKGYKVLAVSNVVGSTIAREADGGVYQHVGPEIGVASTKAFTSQILLGAMLGLYLGRMRDMSFSDGVEIVKALKGAPDLVRRTLEQAPHIKAIAQRYAHFHDFLFLGRLSLFPVALEGALKLKEISYIHAEGYPAAEMKHGPIALISEKCPSVFFVSSGEMFHKVISSMQEIKARKGPIIAIATEACELPEGLADEVIRIPECHEAVLPVVATVPVQLLSYYIADALKRDVDKPRNLAKSVTVE from the coding sequence ATGTGCGGAATCGTCGGCTACATCGGCAGGCAAAAAGCCTCCACCATCATCCTTGAGGGCCTCAAGCGCCTCGAATATCGCGGCTATGATTCCGCTGGCATCGCCATCCAGAATGACGGCCGTTTCGACCTCGCCAAAAAGGCCGGCCGGGTCGAGGGCCTGATCAAGGCCACCCCCGCCCAGAAACTCGCCGGCACCACCGGCATCGGCCACACCCGCTGGGCCACCCACGGCGGCGTCACCGACGCCAACGCCCACCCCCATATCAGCAGCGACCAGAAGATCGCCCTGATCCACAACGGCGTCATCGAGAACTACGCCAGCATCAAGAAATTCCTCGTGACGAAGGGCTACACCTTCCAGTCCGAAACCGACACCGAGGTGCTCTGCAACCTCATCGCCTACCACTACCAGAAGGAACCCGCCACCAGCGAAGGCAGCCGCTTCCTCGAGTCCGTCCGCAAGACCCTGCGGCACGTCCAGGGCACCTACGGCATCGCCGTGATGTGCGGCGACTGCCCGGCCGAGATCGTGGCCGCGCGCAAGGGCTCCCCCCTGATCCTCGGCGTGGGCGACGGCGAGTACATGCTGGCGAGCGATGTGTCCGCCATCATCAGCCGCACGCAGAATGTCGTCTACCTTAAAGACGGCGAGGTGGTCCACCTGACCGCGAAAAGTTTTTCCATCAGCACCCTCGACGCCGAGGACGTGTCCCCGGTCATCGACAAGATCACCTGGAACATCGCTGATGCCGAACTCGGCACCTACACCCATTTCATGGAGAAGGAGATTTTCGAGCAGCCGGCCGCCCTCGAAAACACCATGCGCGGACGCTTCTCGGAGGACGGCAGCACCGCCCAGTTCGGCGGCCTCAACATCTCCGCCGTGGACCTGCGCCAGGTCGACCGGATTCATTTCCTCGCCTGCGGCAGCGCCTGGCATTCCTGCCTCGTCACCGAGCACCTCATCGAGCACTTCGCCCGTGTGCCCGTGGAGGTCGACTACGCCTCCGAGTTCCGGTACCGGAACATGCCCCTCGGCAATAACACCCTCTTCTTCACCGTCAGCCAGTCGGGCGAGACGATCGACACCCTGGCCGCCCTCCGCGAGGCCAAGCGCAAGGGCTACAAGGTCCTCGCCGTCAGCAATGTCGTCGGCTCGACCATCGCCCGCGAGGCGGATGGCGGCGTCTACCAGCACGTCGGCCCTGAGATCGGCGTCGCCTCGACCAAGGCCTTCACCTCGCAGATCCTGCTGGGGGCGATGCTCGGCCTCTACCTTGGCCGCATGCGCGACATGAGCTTCAGCGACGGCGTCGAGATCGTGAAGGCCCTGAAGGGTGCACCCGACCTCGTGCGCCGGACCCTCGAACAGGCCCCCCACATCAAGGCCATCGCACAGCGCTACGCCCATTTCCACGACTTCCTCTTCCTCGGTCGCCTTTCCCTCTTCCCTGTCGCCCTCGAGGGCGCGCTGAAGCTCAAGGAAATCTCCTACATCCACGCCGAAGGCTACCCCGCGGCCGAGATGAAGCACGGCCCCATCGCCCTCATCAGCGAGAAATGCCCGTCCGTGTTCTTCGTCTCCTCCGGCGAGATGTTTCACAAGGTCATCTCCTCCATGCAGGAGATCAAGGCGCGCAAAGGCCCGATCATCGCCATCGCCACTGAGGCCTGCGAACTGCCCGAAGGGCTGGCCGACGAGGTGATCCGCATCCCCGAGTGCCACGAGGCGGTGCTGCCCGTGGTGGCGACTGTGCCGGTCCAGCTTTTGAGCTATTACATCGCCGACGCGCTGAAACGGGATGTCGACAAGCCCCGCAATCTGGCCAAGTCGGTGACCGTCGAATAG
- a CDS encoding efflux RND transporter periplasmic adaptor subunit — MPTPFRPAWLPVLLLPGLLFTGCAKKTAAAGGPATGGQRQPVEVVQVARRDMVESLSLVGSLAPNETAQIRAEISGQVRDVLFDEGQRVTRGQVLLRIDDAELRAQLAQAEARFHLAELNLKRSEDLTQARSMSQAEADRMRSDHASAEAELQLLRVRLAKMEIKAPFDGIAGARTVSPGDYATGSTPITTIDDLTRLKVDFQVPERFTDRIRPGSAFTMRAQTPAGEIRTAGEVYFISSVIDRTTRSSQVKGYLATETSGLKPGMFANIDIVLQVRGGVLAVPEGAILTTPAGPQVVVVQDKDGGKVADFVGVQLGLRETGLVEVAPLKPGALTEQHQIVASGVGALVLYPGVKLEPRPLRPEFRIGN, encoded by the coding sequence ATGCCTACCCCCTTTCGCCCCGCTTGGTTGCCTGTCTTGCTGCTGCCGGGGTTGCTCTTCACCGGCTGCGCTAAAAAAACGGCCGCCGCGGGCGGTCCGGCCACCGGCGGCCAGCGCCAGCCGGTCGAAGTTGTGCAAGTGGCGCGGCGCGACATGGTGGAATCCCTTTCCCTCGTCGGTTCACTCGCGCCGAACGAGACGGCCCAGATCCGCGCGGAGATTTCCGGCCAGGTGCGCGATGTGCTCTTTGACGAAGGCCAGCGCGTGACGCGGGGCCAGGTGCTGTTGCGCATTGATGATGCCGAGCTCCGGGCCCAACTCGCGCAGGCCGAGGCGCGGTTTCATCTCGCCGAACTCAACCTGAAACGCAGCGAGGACCTCACGCAGGCCCGCTCGATGTCGCAGGCCGAGGCCGACCGCATGCGCTCGGACCATGCCTCAGCCGAGGCGGAGCTGCAGCTGCTGCGGGTGCGCCTCGCCAAGATGGAAATCAAGGCGCCTTTCGATGGCATCGCCGGCGCCCGCACGGTTTCACCCGGCGATTACGCCACCGGGTCCACCCCCATCACGACCATCGACGACCTCACGCGGCTGAAGGTTGATTTCCAGGTTCCCGAGCGGTTCACCGATCGCATCCGGCCCGGCTCGGCTTTCACCATGAGGGCGCAGACCCCGGCGGGCGAAATCCGCACCGCCGGCGAGGTTTATTTCATCTCCTCCGTGATCGACCGCACCACGCGCTCCAGCCAGGTGAAGGGGTATCTGGCCACCGAGACGAGCGGGCTCAAGCCCGGCATGTTTGCCAACATCGACATCGTGCTGCAGGTGCGCGGCGGGGTGCTGGCCGTGCCCGAAGGGGCCATCCTCACCACGCCAGCCGGGCCGCAGGTGGTAGTCGTGCAGGACAAGGACGGCGGGAAGGTCGCCGATTTTGTCGGCGTGCAGCTGGGCTTGCGGGAAACCGGCCTGGTCGAGGTTGCGCCGCTCAAACCCGGCGCGCTCACCGAGCAGCACCAGATCGTGGCCTCGGGCGTCGGCGCCCTGGTGCTCTATCCCGGGGTGAAGCTCGAGCCCCGCCCCCTGCGCCCCGAGTTTCGCATCGGCAACTGA
- a CDS encoding sigma-70 family RNA polymerase sigma factor: MPTRKKTTQSTRESVPTSANRPITPALSIPSADEGLTVRPEITPAAPASQFDVASPVDRRDERSNLQLYLNEIRLTPLLTVQEEIKLAARIKKGDKAARDHMIKANLRLVVKIAYDYNQMGLPLMDLISEGNLGLIKAVERFDPAKGGKLSTYAAWWIKQSMKRALANQSKTIRLPVHLVDKISRMRKMIAKLTDELGREPENEEIAAELQIPTAKVALLKTVSVRPASLDAPVGEDDGSATLGDLVGDDAAVSPYEGLGDKNLREDLSAMVNSLDPREASIIKLRFGLDGEKELTLEEVGKKFKVTRERIRQLEYLALAKIRRQMQSHNRIRTADEVEEERFAGERADAIRGLVARQTEPVN; encoded by the coding sequence ATGCCCACTCGCAAAAAGACTACCCAATCCACGCGGGAATCAGTCCCGACCTCTGCGAACCGCCCGATCACCCCTGCCCTCTCCATTCCGTCTGCTGACGAGGGCCTGACCGTCCGCCCCGAGATCACCCCCGCCGCCCCGGCCTCCCAGTTTGATGTCGCCTCGCCTGTCGACCGGCGCGATGAGCGGTCCAATCTCCAGCTTTACCTGAACGAGATCCGTCTGACGCCCCTCCTCACCGTGCAGGAGGAGATCAAGCTGGCCGCCCGCATCAAGAAGGGCGACAAGGCCGCCCGCGACCACATGATCAAGGCCAACCTGCGCCTCGTCGTGAAGATTGCCTACGACTACAACCAGATGGGCCTCCCGCTCATGGACCTCATCAGCGAGGGCAACCTCGGCCTGATCAAGGCCGTCGAGCGCTTCGACCCCGCCAAGGGCGGCAAGCTCTCCACCTATGCTGCTTGGTGGATCAAGCAGTCCATGAAGCGCGCCCTGGCCAACCAGTCCAAGACGATCCGCCTGCCTGTCCATCTCGTCGACAAGATCTCCCGCATGCGGAAGATGATCGCGAAGCTTACCGACGAACTCGGCCGCGAGCCGGAGAATGAGGAGATCGCGGCGGAATTGCAGATCCCGACCGCCAAGGTCGCCCTGCTGAAGACCGTCAGCGTCCGCCCCGCCTCCCTCGACGCCCCCGTCGGCGAAGACGATGGTTCGGCCACGCTCGGAGACCTCGTGGGCGATGATGCCGCCGTCAGCCCTTACGAGGGTCTGGGCGACAAGAATCTCCGCGAGGATCTCAGCGCCATGGTCAACTCCCTCGACCCCCGCGAAGCCAGCATCATCAAGCTGCGCTTCGGCTTGGACGGCGAGAAGGAGCTGACCCTCGAGGAGGTCGGCAAGAAATTCAAGGTCACCCGCGAACGCATCCGCCAGCTCGAGTACCTCGCCCTGGCCAAGATCCGCCGGCAGATGCAGAGCCACAACCGCATCCGCACCGCGGATGAGGTCGAGGAAGAGCGCTTCGCCGGGGAACGCGCCGATGCCATCCGCGGTCTCGTCGCCCGCCAGACCGAGCCCGTCAATTAA
- a CDS encoding glycoside hydrolase family 27 protein: protein MRKLIVLCLCLVTSAFAQKFEGLVLTPPMGWNTWNTFASNIDEFMIKETAEAMIKNGMRDAGYVYIVLDDTWSAMERDAQGNLQAHPVKFPSGMKALGDWLHARGFKFGIYNCAGRKTCAGYPGGWGHEFQDALKYAEWGVDYLKYDWCTAGDANPKDAYTRMRDALWAAKRPIVFSICEWGGSKPWEWAKDVGHLWRTTGDITDCYDCIQRWENGWKVILDLQHSQVQPADGQNNGIGKFAGPGHWNDPDMLEVGNAGLTFAESRAHFSLWGILAAPLMAGNDVRKMSPEITALLTDKEALAINQDPLGKQGWRFRREPGREIWVRELAGGEWAIALLNSGDETAELEIDFSHGFWFLGGECTVRDIWDKQDVGTTAQPFKKQLAAHDVAYLRVKPIKK, encoded by the coding sequence ATGAGAAAGCTGATTGTCCTGTGCCTGTGTCTCGTCACGTCCGCGTTTGCCCAGAAATTCGAGGGCCTCGTGCTCACGCCCCCGATGGGCTGGAACACCTGGAACACCTTCGCGAGCAACATCGACGAGTTCATGATCAAGGAGACCGCCGAGGCCATGATCAAAAACGGCATGCGGGACGCGGGCTACGTCTACATCGTGCTCGACGACACCTGGTCGGCGATGGAGCGCGACGCACAGGGCAACCTGCAGGCGCACCCGGTCAAGTTCCCCAGCGGCATGAAGGCCTTGGGCGACTGGCTGCACGCGCGCGGGTTCAAGTTCGGCATCTACAACTGCGCGGGGCGCAAGACCTGCGCGGGTTATCCGGGCGGCTGGGGTCATGAATTTCAGGACGCCCTCAAATACGCCGAGTGGGGCGTGGACTACCTGAAATACGACTGGTGCACGGCAGGCGACGCGAACCCCAAGGACGCCTACACCCGCATGCGCGATGCGCTGTGGGCCGCCAAGCGCCCGATCGTCTTCAGCATTTGCGAGTGGGGCGGCAGCAAGCCCTGGGAATGGGCGAAGGACGTCGGCCACCTTTGGCGCACCACCGGCGACATCACCGACTGTTACGATTGCATCCAGCGCTGGGAGAACGGCTGGAAGGTCATCCTCGATCTGCAGCACTCGCAGGTCCAGCCGGCCGACGGCCAGAACAACGGCATCGGCAAATTCGCCGGCCCGGGCCACTGGAACGATCCGGACATGCTGGAGGTCGGCAACGCCGGCCTGACCTTCGCCGAGTCCCGCGCCCATTTCAGCCTCTGGGGCATCCTCGCCGCCCCGCTCATGGCTGGCAACGATGTGCGCAAGATGTCGCCCGAGATCACAGCGCTGCTGACCGACAAGGAGGCTCTGGCCATCAACCAGGATCCCCTCGGCAAGCAGGGCTGGCGTTTCCGCCGCGAGCCCGGCCGCGAGATCTGGGTGCGCGAGCTGGCTGGCGGCGAGTGGGCGATCGCCCTGCTGAACAGCGGCGACGAGACCGCCGAGTTGGAGATCGATTTCAGCCACGGCTTCTGGTTCCTCGGTGGCGAGTGCACCGTGCGTGACATCTGGGACAAGCAGGACGTCGGCACAACGGCCCAGCCCTTCAAGAAGCAGCTCGCGGCCCACGACGTCGCCTACTTGCGGGTGAAACCGATCAAGAAGTGA
- the trpE gene encoding anthranilate synthase component I, which produces MQVTPTRAAFLELSRQGNVIPVCTDLLADLETPVSAFAKLRGTGPAFLLESVEGGENVSRFSFIGCNPRQIITARPGDADPLKLLESELAGYKPVEIPGLPPFTGGAVGYLGYEFIHSVEPSVPLAARDELGVPAMWFMFCDSVVAFDRAHQTMRLIVNAHVGADSGAAYDAACTELLRLQAALGRPSPLAPATLGMTGPVQVPPGNFTQAAFEKMVDDSKEFIRAGDIFQIVLSQRFSRAFTKTPLDLYRALRTVNPSPYMFLLDTGDFALVGASPEVHVRLTGRKVEIRPIAGTRPRGKSTAEDVALEKELLADEKEKAEHLMLVDLARNDIGRVCAYGTVKVPEFMTIERYSHVMHIVSQVEGQLAPERSAFDLMRATFPAGTVSGAPKIRAMQLIAEKEGTQRGSYAGALGYFSYDGNLDSCITLRTALVKDGQVHIQAGAGVVADSVPAAEYQETINKASALFKAIALADRLSS; this is translated from the coding sequence ATGCAAGTCACCCCCACCCGCGCCGCCTTCCTCGAACTCAGCCGCCAGGGCAACGTCATCCCGGTCTGCACCGACCTGCTGGCCGACCTCGAGACCCCGGTCTCGGCCTTTGCAAAGCTCCGCGGCACCGGCCCGGCCTTCCTGCTCGAATCCGTGGAGGGTGGGGAAAACGTTTCCCGTTTCAGCTTCATCGGCTGCAACCCGCGCCAGATCATCACCGCGCGCCCCGGCGACGCCGATCCCCTGAAACTGCTCGAGTCCGAACTCGCCGGCTACAAGCCGGTCGAGATCCCTGGCCTCCCCCCCTTCACCGGCGGCGCCGTAGGCTACCTGGGGTATGAATTCATCCACAGCGTGGAGCCGTCCGTCCCGCTGGCCGCCCGCGATGAACTCGGCGTACCGGCCATGTGGTTCATGTTTTGCGACTCGGTCGTGGCCTTTGACCGGGCCCACCAGACCATGCGGCTCATCGTCAACGCCCACGTGGGCGCTGACTCGGGCGCTGCGTATGATGCCGCCTGCACGGAACTGCTGCGCCTGCAGGCCGCGCTGGGCCGGCCCTCCCCCCTCGCCCCCGCCACCCTCGGGATGACCGGCCCGGTGCAGGTCCCGCCGGGCAATTTCACGCAGGCTGCTTTTGAGAAAATGGTGGATGACTCCAAGGAGTTCATCCGGGCCGGCGACATTTTCCAGATCGTGCTCTCCCAGCGCTTCAGCCGCGCGTTTACGAAGACCCCGCTCGATCTCTACCGCGCCCTGCGCACGGTCAACCCGTCGCCCTACATGTTCCTGCTCGACACCGGCGACTTCGCCCTCGTCGGGGCCTCCCCCGAGGTCCATGTGCGTCTGACCGGCCGCAAAGTCGAGATCCGTCCCATCGCCGGCACCCGTCCCCGCGGCAAGTCCACGGCCGAGGACGTCGCCCTCGAAAAGGAACTGCTCGCCGACGAAAAGGAAAAGGCCGAGCACCTGATGCTGGTCGACCTGGCCCGTAACGACATCGGCCGCGTCTGCGCTTACGGCACGGTCAAAGTGCCCGAATTCATGACCATCGAGCGCTACTCGCATGTCATGCACATTGTGTCCCAGGTAGAGGGACAACTAGCGCCAGAACGATCCGCTTTTGACCTCATGCGTGCCACCTTTCCCGCCGGCACGGTCAGCGGCGCCCCAAAAATTCGCGCCATGCAACTTATTGCTGAAAAAGAGGGAACCCAGCGCGGCAGCTACGCCGGCGCCTTGGGCTATTTCAGCTACGATGGCAATCTTGACTCCTGCATAACTCTCAGGACAGCATTGGTTAAGGATGGTCAGGTGCACATCCAGGCCGGGGCCGGGGTGGTGGCCGATTCGGTCCCAGCCGCGGAGTATCAGGAGACCATCAACAAGGCCTCCGCCCTCTTCAAGGCCATCGCCTTGGCGGATCGGTTGTCGAGTTAA
- the gcvH gene encoding glycine cleavage system protein GcvH yields the protein MSNLPSDLKYAKSHEWLKLSADGTALVGITDYAQNSLGDITFVQLPKVGTALKAGETFGVVESVKAASDVYAPVAGTVLEVNQALEANPEQVNSAPYAGGWMLKLKLIDPAAAESLLNAADYAKVIG from the coding sequence ATGAGCAACCTCCCTTCCGATCTGAAATACGCCAAGTCCCACGAATGGCTGAAGCTTTCCGCCGACGGTACCGCCCTCGTGGGCATCACCGATTATGCGCAGAACAGCCTCGGTGATATCACCTTCGTCCAGCTCCCGAAGGTGGGCACTGCGCTCAAGGCCGGCGAGACCTTCGGGGTCGTGGAATCCGTCAAGGCCGCCTCGGATGTTTACGCCCCGGTGGCTGGCACCGTGCTGGAGGTGAACCAGGCGCTCGAGGCGAATCCCGAGCAGGTCAACAGCGCCCCCTATGCCGGGGGCTGGATGCTCAAGCTCAAGCTGATTGATCCGGCCGCCGCGGAATCCCTGCTCAACGCCGCGGATTACGCGAAGGTGATCGGCTGA